In a genomic window of Chrysemys picta bellii isolate R12L10 chromosome 1, ASM1138683v2, whole genome shotgun sequence:
- the EEF1AKMT1 gene encoding EEF1A lysine methyltransferase 1 isoform X2 yields MGDDDDDDDIPQLSSHTLAALQEFYIDQRQREDTKISQGFKQYSVGSIEEDWLSQFWYDDETALCLANEAVLAAGRGGRIACVSAPSVYQKLKEQDGKDFSVCILEYDKRFSVYGEEFIFYDYNNPLNLPGNLIPHSFDIVLADPPYLSEECLRKTAETIKYLTKGKILLCTGAVMEEQAAKHLGVKMCNFTPKHTQNLANEFRCYVNYDSGLDCDSSCSECT; encoded by the exons AtgggtgatgatgatgatgacgacgACATCCCTCAGCTTTCATCCCATACGCTGGCTGCCCTGCAGGAGTTCTATATAGATCAGCGACAGAGAGAGGACACAAAGATCTCCCAAGGGTTTAAACAGTATTCCGTTGGCTCAATAGAGGAGGACTGG TTGAGCCAGTTTTGGTACGATGATGAAACTGCATTGTGCCTGGCTAATGAAGCTGTTCTGGCAGCTGGAAGAGGTGGCAG gatAGCCTGTGTTAGTGCTCCAAGTGTTTACCAGAAACTGAAAGAACAGGATGGCAAAGATTTTTCAGTGTGTATACTGGAATATGACAAAAGATTTTCTGTATATGGAGAGGAATTTATCTTTTATGATTACAACAACCCATTGAATTTACCTGGAAATCTCATACCACACAGTTTTGACATAGTATTAGCGGATCCACCCTATCTGTCTGAAGAGTGTCTCAGAAAAACAGCAGAGACAATCAAATACTTAACAAAAGGAAAGATTCTGCTCTGTACAG gTGCAGTCATGGAGGAGCAGGCAGCGAAGCATCTTGGTGTGAAGATGTGCAATTTTACTCCAAAACATACACAAAACTTAGCCAATGAATTTCGATGTTATGTGAATTATGATTCTGGACTAGACTGTGATTCTAGCTGTTCAGAGTGTACATAA
- the EEF1AKMT1 gene encoding EEF1A lysine methyltransferase 1 isoform X1: MGDDDDDDDIPQLSSHTLAALQEFYIDQRQREDTKISQGFKQYSVGSIEEDWQLSQFWYDDETALCLANEAVLAAGRGGRIACVSAPSVYQKLKEQDGKDFSVCILEYDKRFSVYGEEFIFYDYNNPLNLPGNLIPHSFDIVLADPPYLSEECLRKTAETIKYLTKGKILLCTGAVMEEQAAKHLGVKMCNFTPKHTQNLANEFRCYVNYDSGLDCDSSCSECT, from the exons AtgggtgatgatgatgatgacgacgACATCCCTCAGCTTTCATCCCATACGCTGGCTGCCCTGCAGGAGTTCTATATAGATCAGCGACAGAGAGAGGACACAAAGATCTCCCAAGGGTTTAAACAGTATTCCGTTGGCTCAATAGAGGAGGACTGG CAGTTGAGCCAGTTTTGGTACGATGATGAAACTGCATTGTGCCTGGCTAATGAAGCTGTTCTGGCAGCTGGAAGAGGTGGCAG gatAGCCTGTGTTAGTGCTCCAAGTGTTTACCAGAAACTGAAAGAACAGGATGGCAAAGATTTTTCAGTGTGTATACTGGAATATGACAAAAGATTTTCTGTATATGGAGAGGAATTTATCTTTTATGATTACAACAACCCATTGAATTTACCTGGAAATCTCATACCACACAGTTTTGACATAGTATTAGCGGATCCACCCTATCTGTCTGAAGAGTGTCTCAGAAAAACAGCAGAGACAATCAAATACTTAACAAAAGGAAAGATTCTGCTCTGTACAG gTGCAGTCATGGAGGAGCAGGCAGCGAAGCATCTTGGTGTGAAGATGTGCAATTTTACTCCAAAACATACACAAAACTTAGCCAATGAATTTCGATGTTATGTGAATTATGATTCTGGACTAGACTGTGATTCTAGCTGTTCAGAGTGTACATAA